Genomic window (Zymoseptoria tritici IPO323 chromosome 1, whole genome shotgun sequence):
AAACTCACTCGTCTATTACAGGATTCCCTCGGAGGCCGGACGAAAACATGCATCATCGCAACAGTGTCTCCCGCGAAGAGCAATCTGGAAGAGACCATCAGTACGCTGGACTATGCATTCAGAGCGAAGAACATCCGAAATAAACCACAAGTAAACCAAATGGTCTCCAAGAACACACTGCTTAGGGAGTTTACGGCCGAAATCGAGAAGCTGAAGTCGGAGCTTATTGCCACTCGACAACGGAATGGTGTATATCTCTCAGCCGAGGCCTACGAAGACCTCACCACTGAGTCCGAGTCGCGCAGGATATTGAGCGAGGAGCAGAGAGATAAAATCGAGACCATGGAATCGAATTTACGGAATAAAGTCCAGGAGCTCTTCATTGTCACGAGCAACTTCCAGACCATGAAAAAGGACAACGAGCAAACGAGATTGACGCTCGAGGGTACAAAGGATGTATTGGCAAGAACGGAGATCGTATTGGAGCACGCAAAACAAAGTCTGGCCGAGGAGACACAATTGCGCAAAGCACACGCCGAAACCGAGGAGAAGCTTGCAGGGCTAGGAGGAGATCTACTGAGCACCCTGGAGACGACCACAAACCACGTGGACAAGTTGCACTCCAAATTGAAGAGGCGCTCGGACCTGCAGAGCATCAACAGAACTCGATGGGCTGATTCCCAGGATCGGGTCGCCACCGCAACACTGAGCGTGGAAGAACGAATCGATCTCCTGCGAAGTCAACAAGAAGGCTTGATTGCTGCGCTTTCAGGTCGCATGCAGTCATTTGTTGCGGATGAGCTGAATGAGTTGAAGTCTTCTCAAGACTTTTTGAGAGACAAAGCGACTGCTTTTGAGGTGTCGAAGTCGGAGGTGAACGCTCAGACGAGCAAGGCCAAGGACGACATGAATGGAGTGTTGGAAGAAATAGGAACACTGCGTGAGGATGTCAAGCAGAAAGTGGGAGTAGGCCTGAATGACCTCTCTGCTGCGGCGCAGCGAATCAGCGCTGGGATCGCTTCCGAACTGGATGCCTTTCACAGCCAGCTGGAGGATTCCTACGTGTCACTGGGACGCGAGTTCAAGACTCTGTTTGAAGACCTCATTCGACGCATGAACGAACAGCAATCGGAAGCTCAGCGGCTACGACAGCAGATTGTCGAAGCTAGCGACACGTTCGTGGAAGCCGGTCAATCATCGCACACCCATCTGTCTGAAGCCGTTCAGAATGAAAAGGAAACAGCGGCCAAAGAAAGAGAAGCTCTCCTCTCCCAGATCGCATCACTAGTCAACAATTCTGCTGCTGCACAGGAAGCTCGTATGGCTGGATATCTGGAGTGCGCGAACAAGCGAATAAAGACCTCGCAGGACGACTACCGCATTGCACAACAAACATATGGCAACGGTATGGACGACTGGTCCGTTAGCGGACAGAGCATGATTGCTGCATCGGTGAAAGCTCGTGAGGCCATTAAGAACAAGCTCAAGGCAGACTGGACCAGTGCAAACCACTACACCAACAAGATTGCGGAGACGACAACCGCAGTGCATGGCGAGACCGTCCGCATTGTCGACGATCAGATGGCGCAAATGGACAGCCAGCTCGTTGCACTGGACGAGATTGTTTCTCGGGTGCAGTCGCAGAATGAAGAGCATCACGACGCCCACTCGGCCAGCCTTGGACAGCTCGCCAGCAATGTCCAAGCAAGCTACCGCAACATCGGCGAGCACTTTGACACATCCTACAGCAGAACTCAGAGTCTGGGTAATGATATGCAAGAACGCGCGGATGCTTTGACCCGGACGCTGCCGGCACTCGGCGCCAATGGCGATGTCCGACAGCCACTCCACAACCTGCGCAGTGCTATGAGCGCGGCAGAGATCGCAGAGTACTCCGCCACAGGTGAAACGCCAGCCCGAATGCAATACACCTATCCGACAGTGCTTCCACGAACAGAAAGTCACGAGACTCTCCTCGACAGAATGCGAGGCGTCCCGACCGCGGAATCACTCCAAAGATCGCCGCAACGGCGCTCTCCCTCGAAGTCCAAGAGTAGCCCAACGAAGCTGCTTTTGAGTCCTACCAAGCCGAATGTCTTCGCCGACAGTCCGCCATCGCTAGCCTTCCCCGTACCCATCCCACGTCCTGCAATCGCAAGTATCAATGCCAGCAGTCTGCGCGAACTAGACGTTAACGTGGCTGCTACAGGACTCGCAACTGTCGCCGCTGGCGATCCGAGTGTTGAAACGGGAGATGAGAGTTGCAAGCTATCTGCCCCTCCCTTGTTCAAAAGTCACAGTGCTAACGGTCATGCGATGAGTCAGTCGGATGGTGCAAGCAGGCTGCCTATGAAGCAGAGGACTTCGAGGAAGACGGTCGCGGGAGGGTTGACGgccgagatggagaaggagaataTTAATCTCAGCGCAAGTGTTGGGCCTGGGACCGGAAGGAGGATGTTAAGGAGTCGAGGGAGCGATTAGAGGCagtcggagatggaggtggcCACACAGCCCAAGTCGGATCGCTTTGTACAGAAACTGAGAGCAGTCCTCTGCGGTAGTATGATTAGGTGAACATTCAACGTAATAATGGCCACGCTCAGGCGCCGATGAGAAATTGATTACTGTGTACCTGGTAAGAAGGTCGGGGTACCTTATTGATGTCAAAGCCGCATGATCTTCGGCAATTACACGTCCGTCCCTTTTGGGGAAATCGTCTCATTCTGCGGGTGGTGACCACACCCTTACAATTGCTTCCATTTGCTTCTCACCTCCGGCCGCCCGATCAAGTCCATTGCGCACTCAAAAACACCCAGCCGCCGACACATTTGACAACAACTTCGTCTGAAGGCAATCGCGCTGTATTGTCGGCACTCTCGAGCAGCAGTCCCTGACTTCCCCAGTTGGATTCCCTCGTCGACAAAACAACCATCCGGAAAAATGCCTTCAGCCTCGAGCATCGCCTACTACCTTGTCCACGTTTCAGAACTTCGCGCCATCATCCAATGGAAAGTATGGCATAACCCCGTACACGAGCGTGACGAGAGCAAAGAGTCGCACGACCTCAAAGAATGCTTCCGATTCCTGCAACTCACAAGCCGATCCTTTGCCGCCGTCATCCAAGAGCTTCATCCCGAGCTCCTCGTACCCGTATGCCTTTTCTACCTCATCCTTCGCGGACTGGACACGGTCGAGGATGACATGACCATCAGCATCGCGGCGAAAGAGCCATTGCTACGCGACTTTCACAACCACATTGAAGATGAGGCATGGAATTTTGACGGCAACGGCCCGAACGAAAAGGATCGCGAGCTGCTGGTCAAGTTTGACTGTGTGACGAGGGAATTCAATAAGTGCAAAGATGCGTATCGGGCCATCATTAAGGATATCACAAAGCGCATGGGCAATGGCATGGCTGATTACGCCAAAAACGCGGATCACCTGGCCAACGGTGTGCAGACGATCAAGGACTACGAGCTGTACTGCCACTATGTGGCTGGCCTTGTCGGAGAAGGGCTCACGCGGTTGTTCGTCGAGGCGAAGCTTGCCAATCCTGCGCTTCTGCAAAGGCCAGAGTTGATGGAGTCCATGGGTCAATTACTGCAACAGACCAACATCATTCGCGACATCAGGGAGGACCACGACGACAAACGGTATTTCTGGCCCAAGGAGATCTGGTCAAAGCACGTCGAGAAGTTCAACGATCTCTTCGAGCCTCAAAATCGAGAAAAGGCATTGCAATGCAGTAGTGAAATGGTGCTCAATGcgttgaagaaggcggacGAGTGCCTTTTCTACATGGCAGGAATCAAGGAGCAGTCCGTCTTCAACTTCGTCGCCATCCCACAATCCATGGCCATGGCCACACTCGAACTCTGTTTTCAGAATCCCACAATCTTCGACCGCAACGTCAAGATCACCAAGGGCTCAGCTTGCGAGCTCATGACCCAGTCAACGCAAAACTTACAACTGGTCTGTGAGATCTTCCGAAAATACGCACGAAAGATTCacaagaagaacaagccCAGTGACCCGAATTTCCTCGAAATCAGCGTTGCGTGCGCGAAGATTGAAAAGTTCATTGAAGGCATCTTCCCCAGTCAGACTCCACCAGCCGGCAACAACCAAGCACGTCTCGAAGCAGAGGCGGCGACAAAGGCAGAGGAGGCAGAGGCCAAAAAGGACATGATGTACCTTATGCTTGCCGTTGGTGCGACATTGGCCATCATCGCTGTTTCTATGGTCAGTCTGATTGCTGAACTTGTGCTCATGATCTCGCTAACACTTTCCAGATCGGAATTGCATGGCTATTCGGCGCCCGATTTGACCTCGCGCTACAGTCTCTGAAGTACAGCATGATGAGCAAACCTTCGGAGTTGTCAAGCGCCGCATCGCAAGCAATCGAATCAGGCAAGAGTGCCGCAGCGAGTGCAAGCGTGCATGCCAGTCGTGGCGAATTGTAGGCGCTCCCGAATCGACTTGTACAGTATTTCATCAGCTAAGCGGCGCTACTAATTTGGCTGCATGTCGTCGGTTTGACGGCACGAGTTCACGGCGTTGGATCTGCGTTCAGCCTTGCGCATCTGAAGGCAAAACTTCTGAGACCGCGGGCGAGGCTCACTAATCATGTAGCTCCACACTACCTCTTCGATTCTTCCGTTCCCTATCCACTTTCCCATTCCAAGATCGATCGTCAATGATCACAACGCACGGATTGTCAAATTGCAATGCTACCTTTCTCATGGTTGACGTTGTGCCGCTTTTAGAAGTGCTAGAAGAATCCCCAAAAGACTGCCTCGCTCCCTTTTCTGGTTGAGGCCACTCAAGCAGTGCGAGCTTCGGACTTCGAAGGCAATGCTTCGGGTGGACGTGCAGACAAAACCGACCAGTATCATTTCGTACATTGGTCAAAGGAAGCATGTGAACCGGTGGACGCAATTCCTCTTGACCAGGTGTTAGCGAGCGGGCGCTTAAGAGCTGGTGCGAGCCGGATTGCCTCCACAAGAATCCTTCAGCCTCCTTCGAGAGGACGCAGGCCGGAGCTCGGAACACGGCTTGGCAACGTCACGGCCATGCTATTGCTCGCCCTGCTTGTATCACATCACACTGATTAGCGGATAGCGCGCTACACATGTGCTCGCTGGCAGGTTGCCTTCTTGACACGAATCGAATTGCAGCTACAGCTACAGCAAGTCTGCCTCGGAGAGCTCCAGAGCTCTGTTGATATATCGGGAGGGTAAGTAGGTAGTCTCTCCGCGAGCTGATCAAAATTTCAATATCTCAATACCTTTTCTTCAAACGTCCGCAAGATTCACAAGTCTTGACTCCAAAAACACAGACCCAGCAACTCTTGGCACTCTGCCCAATGTATTCATCCCTCTCATACTCCCTCAGCGGCGAACGACCA
Coding sequences:
- the ERG9 gene encoding ERG9, squalene synthase (Farnesyl-diphosphate farnesyl transferase (squalene synthase), joins two farnesyl pyrophosphate moieties to form squalene in the sterol biosynthesis pathway), producing the protein MPSASSIAYYLVHVSELRAIIQWKVWHNPVHERDESKESHDLKECFRFLQLTSRSFAAVIQELHPELLVPVCLFYLILRGLDTVEDDMTISIAAKEPLLRDFHNHIEDEAWNFDGNGPNEKDRELLVKFDCVTREFNKCKDAYRAIIKDITKRMGNGMADYAKNADHLANGVQTIKDYELYCHYVAGLVGEGLTRLFVEAKLANPALLQRPELMESMGQLLQQTNIIRDIREDHDDKRYFWPKEIWSKHVEKFNDLFEPQNREKALQCSSEMVLNALKKADECLFYMAGIKEQSVFNFVAIPQSMAMATLELCFQNPTIFDRNVKITKGSACELMTQSTQNLQLVCEIFRKYARKIHKKNKPSDPNFLEISVACAKIEKFIEGIFPSQTPPAGNNQARLEAEAATKAEEAEAKKDMMYLMLAVGATLAIIAVSMIGIAWLFGARFDLALQSLKYSMMSKPSELSSAASQAIESGKSAAASASVHASRGEL